One genomic window of Arachis stenosperma cultivar V10309 chromosome 10, arast.V10309.gnm1.PFL2, whole genome shotgun sequence includes the following:
- the LOC130954737 gene encoding dormancy-associated protein 1-like has product MVLLEKLWDDVVAGPQPDRGLGRLRKITTEIKDEGDGSSFKKSTSMPTTPPTPGTPTSPGSARKADNVWRSVFHPGSNSATKSIGAQMFDKPLPNSPTVYDWLYSGESRSKHR; this is encoded by the exons ATGGTTCTGCTAGAGAAGCTCTGGGATGATGTTGTAGCTGGGCCTCAACCTGATCGTGGGCTTGGTAGGCTCAGGAAGATCACCACCGAAATCAAAG ATGAAGGAGATGGAAGCAGCTTCAAGAAGAGCACGTCGATGCCGACGACCCCACCAACCCCGGGGACGCCAACGTCACCGGGGTCGGCGCGTAAGGCAGATAACGTGTGGAGGAGCGTGTTCCACCCAGGGAGTAACTCTGCCACCAAGAGCATTGGTGCTCAGATGTTTGACAAACCACTCCCCAATTCTCCCACTGTCTATGATTG GCTCTACAGCGGCGAGTCAAGGAGCAAGCACCGCTAA
- the LOC130955592 gene encoding glyoxysomal processing protease, glyoxysomal: MGVSEAVDFARNFAVMLRVRGPDPKGMKMRRHAFHQYRSGETTLSASGMLVPHTLFDAQVATTLYGQNSEDTVLVVTVASVLEPFLSPHHRHNIPQGRPELISGVQIDVMTEKTDEKSSQPTPCWIVARLLSLIDVPASALCLQSLIEASSGLPEHEWEIGWSLASYNEPQPSKDFIQTQGRSAVERFSNANLIHKALTRIAILSVPLSFKDLLETKVSSSSMNKRGDFLLAVGSPFGVLSPAHFFNSISVGCIANCYPPNSSDGSLLMVDVRSLPGMEGSPVFSEHACLTGILIRPLRQNTSGAEIQLVIPWEAIVRASSGLLQMWPQNTMEGSYNQQENSYVEGKAPFLDTIKLSVMSSNEHEPVSYGCSSPLPIEKAMASICLVTVGDGIWASGVLLNSQGLILTNAHLLEPWRFSKTHASGGGYGTSSEKIPFMLKGATSFYNGIECNQQSQTSPTVKAILYPFATNEQGTYHKLNPTYYNHINLRVRLDHVTPPLWCDAKVLYVCKGPWDVALLQLKSVPDKLSPIVMDFSRPTTGSKAYVIGHGLFGPKHGFFPSVCSGVVAKVVEAKTPQSYQSIHTHEQFSAMLETTAAVHPGASGGAVINSDGHMIGLVTSNARHGGGAVIPNLNFSIPCAALAPIFKFSKDMQNLSVLRILDEPNEYLSSVWALMRPSTPKHHPIPGPPQSLIDKKSKDEKGSRFAKFIAERKDIFSGSSQVGKSGVLPKEVVPSKL, translated from the exons ATGGGTGTGTCGGAGGCCGTTGATTTTGCCCGCAACTTCGCCGTTATGCTCAGAGTTCGCGGTCCC gACCCAAAAGGGATGAAGATGAGAAGACACGCTTTTCATCAATACCG TTCTGGAGAAACAACTCTATCAGCTTCAGGGATGCTTGTACCTCATACCCTCTTTGATGCTCAAGTAGCTACCACTCTCTATGGCCAGAATTCTGAGGATACGGTATTGGTTGTCACTGTTGCATCAGTTCTTGAGCCTTTTCTATCTCCTCACCACAGACACAACATTCCTCAG GGTAGGCCTGAGTTGATTTCTGGTGTTCAGATCGATGTTATGACTGAAAAAACCGATGAAAAATCGAGTCAACCAACTCCCTGTTGGATTGTGGCCCGGCTTTTGTCATTA ATTGATGTTCCCGCTTCGGCCCTTTGTCTCCAGTCACTTATAGAAGCATCTTCGGGCTTGCCTGAGCATGAATGGGAGATTGGTTGGTCCTTGGCATCATATAATGAACCTCAACCATCAAAAGATTTCATTCAGACTCAG GGAAGATCGGCAGTGGAAAGATTTAGTAATGCAAATCTTATACACAAAGCATTGACTAGAATTGCCATTCTAAGTGTTCCATTATCTTTCAAG GACTTGCTAGAGACTAAAGTATCGTCATCATCTATGAATAAAAGGGGTGATTTTCTTCTGGCAGTTGGCTCTCCTTTTGGGGTCCTGTCACCTGCTCACTTCTTTAACAG TATATCAGTAGGATGCATTGCAAACTGCTATCCTCCTAATTCGTCAGATGGATCATTGCTGATGGTTGACGTTCGCAGTCTTCCTG GAATGGAAGGCAGCCCGGTTTTCAGTGAGCATGCATGTCTTACTGGTATCCTGATCAGACCATTGAGGCAGAATACAAGCGGTGCGGAAATCCAG CTGGTGATTCCATGGGAAGCCATTGTGAGAGCGTCGAGTGGGTTGCTGCAGATGTGGCCTCAGAACACAATGGAAGGGTCATACAATCAGCAGGAGAATTCTTATGTTGAAGGCAAGGCGCCTTTTCTTGATACTATCAAGTTAAGCGTAATGTCTAGTAATGAACACGAGCCTGTAAGTTACGGTTGCTCCTCACCATTACCGATTGAGAAGGCAATGGCTTCTATCTGTCTCGTTACTGTTGGTGATGGCATATGGGCATCTGGTGTTTTGCTAAACAGTCAAGGTCTCATACTTACGAATGCCCACCTGTTGGAACCATGGAGATTTAGCAAAACACATGCAAGTGGTGGAGGATATGGAACTAGCTCAGAAAAAATTCCTTTCATGCTAAAGGGAGCTACATCTTTTTACAATGGAATTGAATGCAATCAACAGAGTCAAACTTCGCCTACAGTGAAGGCGATTCTTTATCCATTTGCTACTAATGAACAGGGGACATATCATAAGTTGAATCCAACCTACTACAACCATATAAATTTACGTGTTCGCCTTGATCATGTCACACCTCCGTTATGGTGCGATGCTAAAGTACTATATGTCTGTAAAGGGCCGTGGGATGTTGCTTTATTGCAGCTCAAATCCGTTCCAGATAAACTTTCCCCCATTGTAATGGATTTTTCCCGGCCAACCACAGGATCAAAGGCATATGTCATTGGACATGGACTATTTGGCCCTAAACACG GGTTCTTCCCATCTGTTTGCTCTGGTGTGGTAGCAAAAGTAGTTGAAGCAAAGACTCCACAATCATATCAATCCATTCACACGCATGAGCAGTTCTCAGCAATGCTTGAAACAACGGCTGCTGTTCATCCTGGTGCTAGTGGTGGTGCTGTTATTAATTCAGATGGCCACATGATTGGCCTAGTTACAAG CAATGCAAGGCATGGTGGAGGTGCTGTAATACCAAATCTTAACTTTAGCATCCCATGTGCAGCTTTGGCACCCATTTTCAAGTTCTCAAAAG ATATGCAGAATTTATCAGTTCTTCGGATTCTAGACGAACCAAACGAATACCTTTCATCCGTATGGGCGTTGATGCGACCATCAACTCCTAAGCACCATCCGATTCCCGGTCCACCTCAGTCTCTCATAGACAAGAAAAGCAAAGACGAGAAAGGTTCTCGGTTCGCTAAGTTTATTGCTGAAAGAAAGGACATTTTCAGTGGCTCTTCTCAAGTTGGAAAGAGTGGGGTTCTCCCTAAGGAAGTTGTTCCTAGTAAGTTATGA